The genome window GTAACACCTCGGGCAGGAACTCTGGGACGGACAGCCCGACGACCCCGATGGGCGCATCACGGCCATGGACCGTCGCGACCCATAACCCAAACCCGAGGGTGTCCCAATGCTCCACCTGCGATTCGACGAACGCGGCGGTCTCTTTGCCAGTGAGACCTCGTCCGAACGGGAATCGCCAGACCTCTTCCTTGGCGAACACCGCCGCCAAGGAGTCCCGGTGACTGAAGCTGACTGGAGTCAGCTCAAGGCGAGCCGAATGTGTCGGTCCGAGCCGACCGGCAGTGCGCGGCGACGACAACGCAAGGGATCGGTCCACGTCTCCAGCCTACGGATTGCTCGGGCTGAGTTTGCCCGTGACGGCCGAGTCGGGCGCGCGTGTGTCCCGACCTCGCTGTCGTGGTGGGTTCCGCCCGGATCAGTTGCTCAGCGTGTGCTCCGAGGCGTCGGTGAATCGAGCCAGGTAGCCCGCAAGGCGGCGGGACAGGGACTCGGTTGCTTCCGCGTTGCCTCTTGGCCCGTCTGGCCACCCAACGACTCGCTGCTGCCAGAACTCCCGTGGAGTGCCCGGATAGCGAGGCATGAGGTGAACATGCAGGTGCCCTGCGGCGAGACCGTCGCCGAAAACGAAGCTGTACACGTGTTCGGCCCCTTCCACCTCTACCAGCGCCCTGGCGAGGCGGCTGACCAGGACTCCTACCGCTGCCGCTTCGTCTGCGTTGAGATCGCCGAGGCCGGGCACATGACGCTTTGGCTCCACGACCAGCCAGCCGAGGGCGATGTCACTTCGGCCAAGAAGATGACAGTGGCCTGCGTACACCAAGTCGTCTGACCAGATGACACCACCTTCGACGTCGCCACCTAGCGCATGTTTCTTGCAGACGAAACATGACCTGATTGGGGTCGCGGACACACGGCCACCGTATTTCGCTCCTGTCGACCGGCGCGCCCGATTTCCCAATCTGGACGCAGCCCCCGCGGCCTTATTGCCCGGCCGAACCCGCCCGGAACGACGGATCGGGTGCTTCAATGTCAAGCAACCGTCGACGCCGAACCCGTACGCATATCGCTCCCGGAGATACCGACGGTCGTCGGACACAATCCCTCGCAGCCTACGAATCCGAAGGTCCCGCCGCGGTTCGCTATCTCGTAGCTGCGCACGCCCTGACTACTGCGTTCGAACCCAACCCGAAGCCGCCAAAGCCGCGGAAGGACGGGAGCCGACGACCGGGAGGCAGCGCACTCCATGTCGGCAGAGGGGCGGTCAGGATGTCTTGACCCCCCACTCACGCAGCCCCCTAGGGAGGGCTTTGTCACCCGACGAAGCTTTCTCAAGCGTTGTGGCCGTGGTATCGAGGGACTCGCACGGTCGTCCACGCCGAATGGGTTGACGAACCTTGACCTGGCCCGATGTACGAACGCGATCCCAATCGTTGAAGTGATCGTCAGCGGAAGGCGGCGATCACCTTTGACATCTGCTCCATCACGGAGTCGTCGAGCGGATCGGGCAGGCGCACGACCGACTCCTTCACTCCGGCGTCGGCAAGAGCACGGAAGCGACCGATGTGATCGTCGACGGTTCCTGCATTCAGATCCGCGGTAGCTCTATGCCTGGCGACGCCTCGGCCGCGTACCCCGTCAACCAATTGCGCGAGGTGGTCGTCGTCCTTCCCGACTAATGCTGTCGAGAGGTGGGTCAACTCCACCGAGGCCGGATCGCGATCCACCGCCGCGCAGTGCGCGTCGAGAACCCGGCGTTTTC of Acidimicrobiales bacterium contains these proteins:
- a CDS encoding GNAT family N-acetyltransferase → MDRSLALSSPRTAGRLGPTHSARLELTPVSFSHRDSLAAVFAKEEVWRFPFGRGLTGKETAAFVESQVEHWDTLGFGLWVATVHGRDAPIGVVGLSVPEFLPEVL
- a CDS encoding HIT family protein, whose protein sequence is MSATPIRSCFVCKKHALGGDVEGGVIWSDDLVYAGHCHLLGRSDIALGWLVVEPKRHVPGLGDLNADEAAAVGVLVSRLARALVEVEGAEHVYSFVFGDGLAAGHLHVHLMPRYPGTPREFWQQRVVGWPDGPRGNAEATESLSRRLAGYLARFTDASEHTLSN